From Haloglomus litoreum, the proteins below share one genomic window:
- a CDS encoding DUF7521 family protein has product MHEGLIIAKAITMVLGLLIAGTAYRSYRRSGNGSMFYLAVGFTIISVGAVVEGILFDVIQFSIFWAGTVQTSIVAVGMLIILYSLYGRSERYSPEELQRRNDRERGK; this is encoded by the coding sequence ATGCACGAGGGACTTATCATCGCCAAGGCGATTACGATGGTACTCGGGTTACTTATCGCAGGCACCGCCTACCGTAGCTACCGGCGCTCTGGTAACGGGTCGATGTTTTACCTTGCTGTTGGCTTCACCATCATCAGCGTCGGAGCGGTCGTCGAAGGAATCTTGTTCGACGTGATACAGTTCTCCATCTTCTGGGCTGGCACCGTCCAGACCAGCATCGTTGCTGTCGGGATGCTGATCATCCTGTATTCGCTCTACGGACGTTCCGAGAGGTATTCACCAGAAGAACTCCAGCGCAGAAACGATCGGGAGCGGGGTAAGTGA
- a CDS encoding SWIM zinc finger family protein — translation MVEEIYSPDTDVADSETAAARRERRAHEESMTVALRRAGGVYDVTSESGNTYRVDIAAGTCSCPDWQAREPDGGCKHLRRVRLEVRLGRVPTPDGRLPEASRPARGDSVPTATDGGAVTGIVGPLREFDRYGEPTGETFYRCTDCGREAMYRRDLDCGSDGLE, via the coding sequence ATGGTCGAGGAGATCTACTCCCCCGATACAGACGTTGCGGACTCGGAAACGGCCGCCGCTCGACGGGAGCGGCGAGCCCACGAGGAATCGATGACGGTCGCCCTCCGGCGGGCCGGAGGCGTGTACGATGTCACGTCCGAATCCGGGAACACGTACCGCGTGGATATCGCTGCCGGGACGTGCAGTTGTCCGGACTGGCAGGCACGCGAGCCCGACGGTGGGTGCAAGCACCTGCGGCGGGTTCGGTTGGAGGTTCGGTTGGGTCGGGTGCCGACGCCCGACGGGCGACTGCCGGAGGCGTCCAGGCCCGCCCGCGGCGATTCGGTACCGACGGCAACCGACGGTGGCGCGGTGACCGGCATCGTCGGGCCGTTGCGTGAATTCGACCGGTACGGCGAGCCGACAGGCGAGACGTTCTATCGGTGTACGGACTGTGGCCGGGAGGCGATGTACCGGCGCGACCTGGACTGTGGGTCGGACGGGCTGGAGTAG
- a CDS encoding cupredoxin domain-containing protein, whose amino-acid sequence MMSDDELGRRTFLGIAGTATAIGLAGCVGSGPGSGGGEADTTPTSTPTATPTDSPTATATEHGEEGHHGEEQHHEEEEQHHEEEEQHHEEEEHHEGEETHTEGGHSGSGPAEHATVNMQTTSDGQHFHPHVAWVEPGATVTFVNESGTHSAAAYHPDNGKPQRIPDGAASFDSGLLTEEGATWEHTFETEGVYDIYCEPHEQLGMIGTVLVGKPDAHGQPGLAEPQGEMSEAVASKISSLNGQVNTMLGHEH is encoded by the coding sequence ATGATGTCAGACGATGAACTCGGCCGCCGGACGTTCCTGGGTATCGCAGGTACAGCGACTGCTATCGGCCTCGCCGGCTGTGTCGGGTCGGGGCCGGGTAGCGGAGGCGGTGAAGCGGATACGACCCCCACGTCGACGCCGACGGCCACCCCGACGGACAGCCCGACCGCCACCGCGACTGAACACGGCGAGGAGGGCCATCACGGGGAGGAACAGCACCACGAAGAAGAGGAACAGCACCACGAAGAAGAGGAACAGCACCACGAAGAAGAGGAACACCACGAGGGCGAAGAGACCCACACCGAAGGCGGTCACAGCGGCAGCGGGCCAGCTGAACACGCCACGGTGAACATGCAGACGACGTCCGACGGACAGCACTTCCACCCGCACGTCGCGTGGGTCGAACCCGGAGCTACCGTCACCTTCGTCAACGAGAGTGGCACCCACTCCGCCGCCGCCTACCACCCGGACAACGGCAAGCCCCAGCGCATCCCCGACGGGGCCGCATCGTTCGACAGCGGCCTCCTGACCGAGGAGGGGGCGACGTGGGAACACACCTTCGAGACGGAGGGGGTCTACGACATCTACTGCGAACCCCACGAACAACTGGGGATGATCGGAACCGTCCTCGTCGGCAAGCCGGACGCTCACGGCCAGCCCGGGCTCGCCGAGCCACAGGGCGAGATGTCCGAGGCGGTCGCCTCGAAAATCTCATCGCTCAACGGGCAGGTCAACACGATGCTGGGCCACGAGCACTAG
- a CDS encoding helix-turn-helix domain-containing protein produces the protein MSVYLEFTIEADAFHLGRVLDPPPGISLELERVVPTGSMVVPFVWVTGEDYSAFERGVRSHSAVESLTALDRNGEQGLYRLEWKHSPTDLIDAMARSDAVILEATGDTSWTFRLRFTNHDNLTAFHNAIDDQHISIQVKRTYTLTKESSRGQRLDLTPEQREALVLAVKWGYFASPREVSLGELAEEFGISQQATSKRIRQANEKILQEVLLPVGEDRDH, from the coding sequence GTGAGCGTTTACCTCGAATTTACTATCGAAGCTGACGCCTTCCACCTCGGCCGAGTGCTGGATCCACCCCCCGGCATCTCCCTCGAACTGGAACGCGTCGTCCCGACCGGCTCAATGGTCGTGCCGTTCGTGTGGGTCACTGGGGAAGACTACTCCGCCTTCGAACGAGGCGTCCGTTCACACTCCGCTGTCGAGAGCCTGACAGCCCTCGATCGGAACGGCGAGCAGGGATTGTACCGACTCGAGTGGAAACACTCGCCGACGGACCTGATAGACGCGATGGCACGATCTGACGCCGTGATCCTCGAAGCGACAGGTGACACGTCCTGGACGTTCAGACTCCGGTTTACCAATCATGACAACCTCACCGCGTTTCACAACGCCATCGACGACCAGCACATCTCCATCCAGGTCAAGCGGACCTACACACTGACCAAGGAGTCCAGCCGGGGCCAACGACTCGACCTCACACCGGAGCAACGGGAAGCGCTCGTGCTGGCAGTCAAGTGGGGATATTTTGCGTCCCCGCGTGAGGTCAGTCTCGGCGAACTCGCCGAGGAGTTCGGAATCAGCCAGCAAGCGACCTCCAAGCGCATCCGACAGGCCAACGAGAAGATACTTCAGGAGGTCTTGCTACCCGTCGGAGAAGACAGGGATCACTAA
- a CDS encoding DUF7521 family protein — MVDVPTLVLSAIRFAVFLLGAGVSWVSYKAYRRTGERFLRNATVGFAIITVGVFIEGVLFNFFSLDLTTVHIIESLAIGIGLLVLHLSLRP, encoded by the coding sequence ATGGTCGACGTCCCAACGCTTGTGCTCTCAGCCATCCGATTCGCGGTGTTCCTGCTCGGTGCCGGCGTCTCTTGGGTGAGTTACAAAGCATACCGTCGTACTGGGGAGCGGTTCCTGCGGAATGCCACAGTGGGATTTGCCATTATCACCGTCGGTGTCTTCATCGAGGGCGTGCTGTTCAACTTCTTCTCGTTAGACCTGACGACGGTGCACATCATCGAATCGCTAGCAATTGGCATCGGACTGCTCGTGTTACATCTCTCACTTAGGCCCTGA
- a CDS encoding DUF2250 domain-containing protein, translating to MVSQAEIDRLRREADTIMTRYEQVQRALETARNESGDHWETGELEVTLRTPQGEPIEITLDLDADPSTNAQERYERASDLEAELERKQAVVGQLAPMPADPVAYLLLYHLDTVEGNYPRSMAGHLDAERGQVEDLCKELEQVGFLERLESGTVKQRRAKAKQSDEVRQHHTYYRLSREGDHLLRFLEEREGKLNVLRHLPDGQTIVRRLARGGPDYARMTANELGMEFEYVRHCYRALRRVGLVTEYEGGTIKASERKLKPKDETHRKHTYYVATDVADELLREVDE from the coding sequence ATGGTCTCCCAGGCCGAGATCGATCGGCTTCGGCGTGAAGCCGACACCATCATGACTCGGTATGAGCAGGTCCAGCGGGCGCTGGAGACCGCTCGCAACGAGTCGGGCGACCACTGGGAGACTGGGGAGTTGGAGGTAACGCTCCGGACGCCGCAGGGCGAGCCAATCGAGATCACGCTGGATCTCGACGCCGACCCGTCGACCAACGCCCAGGAGCGATACGAACGGGCGTCGGACTTGGAAGCCGAACTGGAGCGCAAACAGGCCGTCGTAGGTCAGTTGGCGCCGATGCCTGCGGACCCGGTGGCCTACCTCTTGCTCTACCATCTCGATACTGTCGAGGGGAACTACCCGCGCTCGATGGCCGGGCATCTCGACGCCGAGCGTGGACAGGTCGAGGACCTGTGCAAGGAGCTGGAGCAGGTGGGGTTCCTAGAGCGCCTCGAGTCCGGGACGGTCAAGCAACGGCGAGCCAAGGCCAAGCAGAGCGACGAGGTCCGCCAGCACCACACGTACTATCGGCTCTCCCGCGAGGGTGACCACCTGTTACGCTTCCTTGAGGAGCGCGAGGGGAAGCTGAACGTGTTGCGGCACCTGCCCGACGGCCAGACCATCGTCCGGCGGCTGGCTCGTGGCGGGCCCGACTATGCTCGGATGACGGCCAACGAACTCGGGATGGAGTTCGAGTACGTCCGGCATTGCTATCGGGCGCTTCGACGCGTTGGTCTCGTCACCGAATACGAGGGTGGGACGATCAAGGCAAGCGAGCGGAAGCTGAAGCCCAAAGACGAGACCCACCGCAAACACACCTACTACGTCGCGACCGATGTCGCCGACGAGTTGCTGCGAGAGGTAGATGAGTGA
- a CDS encoding ATP-binding protein: MAKTGTTHESHQYLRIRPANEPLAADRLTAQFTQLHEAIDTPIEFCLTVDPNADEIAYYVGAPPDSLPTVRRLVQRLTPDDYAITDPDTNPLPDPDDHDCTVAELQGIGERRQDWQTRLRPPQLSDAPEQHDTARVEDAPDLALGSVAEGMLDADGRVVYQVLLRPKPDWSAEAEYRVRQLEHDEDTLSQRAFKTLVGPTDPDDRGDDSTTTPAHLKGDTGSRPGTRIDAILAKSSNRSFEVNGRLLTTGPNADATARELASGFAAVGGDFYRVGHRLHTDDEAADLAEAITNSEFREADSLTSTLRKRLPLGSNCDPSIVADATTVAHFCLLDGSELSEQARRAFSTLPEERTGIQLPDEHTLAHYDDPGLPIGHPLTTDSTALDRTLSLPPALQPLHVAWFGKTGAGKSTSLVNAILENQHATDGADILIDPKGDGMPAEYLRAHYADHGDLDDVYYFDCADTLPALSFFDIRPQLEAGISRASAVQNVVDHYVEVLRGVMGTERFEQAVRSPDIIRYLVKALFDPVHGSDAYTHADLQAAVQQLRSTRQPPEVSDPELEAMLEGIVANNERSFSELLQGVANRIEKIPLDYRLNRVFNHTHGDGPAFDFHDVLDEDAVVLFDLGGLRTESQRVLTLVLLSNLWTALKRRERAGTGDQPLVNLYLEEAADVAATDLLSDLLAQSRSFGLSMTLAMQFPAQLQQADADAYTELLNNVSTIVTGNVAVDDQLATRFATAEMPPEDVGNRLRALERGQWFVSLPAPFGEAEPRPFLVESLPLPPGHPEGPEPLAPAETTGFDALFTAVAERTKEHHGLTIETDTATATATAETADATDRVDSALPFTETLPEPVRYDEERHALRCESCEARYEPTSDGMRRAIDCCHALADIDREAIPVCRVPLKLSAAERAASEYSDQQLLFLQAVYAASQQRFDPEVEFDFLTDSMKRLVEYLGLEDAALQELTDDGLLRHDGNRPHKLYTVTAAGRDEIGERHREGIAHGDGEGDLAESSLHAMMVACGARYIEQEYAADPDSPVVEAVRYHPVGDGRRLDAAGLDADGEVVVALEAERLNHNPRRNVPADFDAMAACDPEAALWVTENREAAHEVLGALNDPLEGEPRVEKTYSENSPPRQWKIDTAGFTDALTLGRVRNQM; this comes from the coding sequence ATGGCGAAGACAGGTACCACCCACGAGTCACATCAGTACCTCCGCATCCGACCCGCAAACGAACCACTAGCCGCCGACCGACTCACCGCCCAGTTCACGCAACTTCACGAAGCCATCGACACGCCGATCGAGTTCTGCCTGACAGTCGACCCCAACGCCGACGAGATCGCCTACTACGTCGGCGCCCCACCGGACTCGCTCCCGACCGTCCGCCGACTCGTACAGCGACTCACGCCGGATGACTATGCCATCACCGACCCGGACACTAACCCACTCCCCGACCCTGACGACCACGACTGCACCGTCGCCGAACTCCAGGGCATCGGCGAACGGCGACAGGACTGGCAGACCCGCCTCCGCCCACCGCAACTCTCGGACGCCCCGGAACAGCACGACACCGCCCGGGTCGAGGACGCACCGGACCTCGCACTGGGCTCCGTCGCCGAGGGGATGCTCGATGCCGACGGCCGCGTCGTCTACCAGGTCCTCCTCCGACCCAAGCCGGACTGGAGCGCCGAGGCAGAGTACCGCGTCCGGCAACTCGAACACGACGAAGACACGCTGAGCCAGCGGGCGTTCAAGACACTCGTCGGGCCCACGGATCCGGACGACCGGGGAGACGACTCGACGACCACGCCGGCCCACCTGAAGGGCGACACGGGTAGTCGGCCGGGCACCCGCATCGACGCGATTCTCGCGAAATCATCGAACCGTTCCTTCGAGGTGAACGGCCGACTCCTCACCACCGGGCCGAACGCCGACGCCACCGCCCGTGAACTTGCCAGCGGCTTCGCGGCCGTCGGTGGAGATTTCTACCGCGTCGGACACCGCCTCCACACCGATGACGAGGCCGCCGACCTCGCCGAGGCCATCACGAACAGCGAGTTCCGCGAGGCCGACTCGCTCACGAGCACGCTCCGGAAACGACTCCCGCTCGGCAGCAACTGCGATCCTAGCATCGTCGCCGACGCGACCACAGTCGCGCACTTCTGTCTGCTCGACGGGAGCGAACTCTCCGAGCAAGCCCGCCGGGCGTTCAGCACGCTCCCCGAGGAACGGACGGGCATCCAGCTTCCGGACGAACACACCCTCGCGCACTACGACGACCCTGGCCTCCCCATCGGCCACCCGCTCACCACGGACAGTACCGCGCTCGACCGGACGCTCTCGCTCCCGCCGGCCCTGCAACCACTCCACGTCGCGTGGTTCGGGAAGACCGGCGCCGGGAAATCGACCAGCCTCGTCAACGCCATCCTCGAGAACCAGCACGCCACCGACGGCGCGGACATCCTCATCGACCCGAAGGGTGACGGCATGCCCGCCGAGTACTTGCGGGCCCACTACGCCGACCACGGCGACCTCGACGACGTCTACTACTTCGACTGTGCGGATACCCTGCCGGCGCTCTCCTTCTTCGACATCCGCCCGCAACTCGAGGCGGGCATCAGCCGGGCCAGCGCGGTCCAGAACGTCGTCGACCACTACGTCGAGGTGCTCCGGGGCGTGATGGGCACCGAGCGCTTCGAGCAGGCCGTCCGGTCACCGGACATCATCCGGTATCTCGTCAAGGCGCTGTTCGACCCGGTCCACGGGAGCGACGCGTACACCCACGCCGACCTGCAGGCCGCCGTGCAGCAGCTCCGCAGCACCCGGCAGCCGCCGGAGGTGTCGGACCCGGAACTCGAGGCGATGCTGGAGGGCATCGTCGCGAACAACGAGCGCTCGTTCAGCGAACTGCTCCAGGGCGTCGCGAACCGCATCGAGAAGATTCCGCTCGACTACCGACTCAATCGTGTGTTCAACCACACGCACGGCGACGGGCCAGCGTTCGACTTCCACGACGTACTCGACGAGGACGCCGTCGTCCTGTTCGACCTCGGCGGCCTCCGCACCGAGAGCCAGCGCGTCCTCACCTTGGTCCTGCTGTCGAACCTGTGGACGGCGCTCAAGCGCCGGGAGCGGGCCGGCACAGGCGACCAGCCACTCGTCAACCTCTACCTGGAGGAGGCGGCCGACGTGGCGGCGACGGACCTGTTGAGCGACCTGCTCGCGCAATCACGGAGCTTCGGCCTCTCGATGACGCTGGCCATGCAGTTCCCGGCACAGCTCCAGCAGGCCGACGCCGACGCCTACACGGAACTGCTCAACAACGTCTCCACAATCGTCACCGGCAACGTCGCCGTCGACGACCAGCTGGCAACCCGGTTCGCGACCGCCGAGATGCCACCCGAGGATGTCGGCAACCGACTCCGTGCACTCGAACGCGGCCAGTGGTTCGTCTCCCTGCCGGCGCCGTTCGGGGAGGCCGAACCCCGGCCCTTCCTCGTTGAGTCGCTGCCGCTGCCACCGGGGCATCCAGAGGGGCCCGAACCGCTCGCTCCAGCGGAAACGACGGGGTTCGACGCGCTGTTCACGGCCGTCGCCGAACGGACGAAAGAGCACCACGGCCTCACCATCGAAACGGACACGGCGACGGCCACCGCTACAGCGGAGACCGCCGACGCCACCGACCGTGTCGACTCGGCGCTCCCGTTCACGGAGACGCTGCCCGAACCGGTTCGCTACGACGAGGAGCGCCACGCGCTCCGCTGCGAGTCCTGTGAGGCACGGTACGAACCCACCAGCGACGGCATGCGCCGGGCCATCGACTGCTGTCACGCGCTCGCCGATATCGACCGGGAAGCGATTCCAGTCTGTCGGGTGCCGCTGAAACTCTCCGCCGCGGAACGAGCCGCGAGCGAGTACTCGGACCAGCAACTGCTCTTCCTGCAGGCGGTCTACGCCGCAAGCCAGCAGCGGTTCGATCCCGAGGTAGAGTTCGACTTCCTGACGGACTCGATGAAACGCCTCGTCGAGTATCTCGGGCTCGAAGACGCTGCGCTCCAGGAGCTCACCGACGATGGCCTGCTCCGCCACGACGGGAACCGCCCGCACAAGTTGTACACGGTGACCGCCGCTGGCCGCGACGAGATCGGTGAGCGCCACCGCGAGGGCATCGCCCACGGCGACGGTGAGGGTGACCTGGCCGAATCGAGTCTCCACGCCATGATGGTCGCCTGCGGGGCACGGTACATCGAGCAGGAATACGCCGCCGACCCGGACTCACCGGTCGTCGAGGCGGTCCGCTATCACCCGGTCGGAGACGGCCGCCGGCTCGACGCGGCGGGGCTCGATGCCGATGGCGAGGTCGTCGTGGCGCTGGAAGCCGAGCGGCTGAACCACAACCCGCGGCGGAACGTTCCGGCTGACTTCGACGCGATGGCCGCCTGCGACCCGGAGGCCGCGCTCTGGGTCACGGAAAATCGAGAGGCCGCCCACGAGGTCCTCGGGGCGCTGAACGACCCGCTGGAGGGCGAGCCACGGGTGGAGAAGACGTACAGCGAGAACTCACCACCGCGGCAGTGGAAGATCGATACGGCGGGCTTCACAGACGCGCTCACGCTCGGTCGCGTTCGGAACCAGATGTAG
- a CDS encoding winged helix-turn-helix domain-containing protein: MTGASSAREADSGVEALFDLLADEYARTILAATSREAMSAKTLSERYEMSLPTVYRRIEQLEAFDLLVEQTEIDTTGGHHHSVYEANLDHIGIDLMDGDFDIEIRLREDAADRFSRLWQEMRGG, translated from the coding sequence GTGACCGGGGCCTCGTCCGCACGAGAAGCCGACAGTGGCGTAGAGGCCCTCTTCGACCTGTTGGCGGACGAGTACGCCCGAACAATACTCGCTGCAACCAGCCGTGAAGCCATGTCAGCAAAAACACTGAGTGAACGATACGAGATGTCGCTCCCAACGGTGTACCGACGCATCGAACAGCTCGAAGCGTTCGATCTACTCGTCGAGCAGACCGAGATCGACACCACTGGCGGGCACCACCACAGCGTCTACGAGGCCAACCTCGACCACATCGGAATCGATCTGATGGATGGGGACTTCGACATCGAGATACGGCTCCGTGAGGATGCCGCCGATAGGTTCAGCCGCTTGTGGCAAGAGATGCGAGGTGGATGA
- a CDS encoding PAS domain-containing sensor histidine kinase, with translation MTIQYAIGIRDEMTSPREELERYKTILDTLPESVALYDENLECIYVNQVLVDNSGVSRDEYLGSSIESILEPFPDDQAQAWMETMERLANSTGPRVRDTVSLGEGADTIHLEATASRIESDTGDLLGVVNVIRDITSRVESRRAVQRQNERLEEFASIVSHDLRNPLNIAEGHLQLLQEDDGVDSQHLEPARRAIDRSQRLVTDLLELARQGEDVGDVHPVALDRVATSCWQAVDTQDSRLSVEVERPILADATRLRQLLQNLFENAIRHGGGDVTVTVGPLDDGFYVADDGVGLSTEAGERIFEAGYSGTRDGTGFGLSIVNRIVDAHGWDIRVTASAEGGARFEITNVEFARGDDRNGG, from the coding sequence ATGACGATTCAGTATGCTATCGGAATACGTGATGAAATGACCTCGCCGCGGGAAGAACTCGAACGGTACAAAACAATCCTCGACACACTTCCAGAGAGTGTAGCATTATATGACGAAAACCTCGAATGCATATACGTGAATCAAGTGCTCGTCGACAATTCAGGAGTCTCACGCGACGAGTACCTCGGTAGTTCGATAGAGTCCATTCTCGAGCCGTTTCCCGATGACCAAGCGCAAGCGTGGATGGAGACGATGGAGAGGTTGGCAAACAGCACAGGACCAAGGGTTAGAGACACGGTGAGTTTGGGGGAGGGTGCTGATACTATCCATCTCGAAGCCACTGCCAGCCGAATCGAATCCGATACGGGTGACCTCCTTGGTGTGGTAAACGTCATTCGGGATATCACTTCGCGCGTCGAAAGCCGGCGTGCAGTCCAGCGCCAGAACGAGCGACTTGAGGAGTTCGCCAGCATCGTCAGCCATGACCTCCGGAATCCGTTGAATATTGCCGAGGGACACCTCCAGTTACTGCAGGAGGACGACGGAGTCGATAGCCAGCATCTGGAGCCAGCCCGGAGAGCAATCGATCGGAGTCAACGCCTCGTCACGGACCTGCTTGAGCTGGCACGACAGGGCGAGGACGTCGGTGACGTGCATCCCGTGGCGCTTGACCGGGTTGCCACGTCGTGCTGGCAAGCCGTCGATACTCAGGACAGTAGGCTCTCGGTCGAGGTCGAGCGACCCATCCTCGCCGACGCGACGCGCCTCCGACAGCTTCTCCAGAACCTGTTCGAGAACGCGATTCGGCACGGCGGTGGAGACGTGACGGTGACCGTCGGCCCACTCGATGACGGGTTCTACGTCGCGGACGACGGGGTCGGTTTGTCGACGGAGGCCGGCGAGCGAATATTCGAAGCGGGATATTCAGGGACGAGGGACGGCACTGGGTTTGGCCTGAGTATCGTCAACCGAATCGTGGACGCCCACGGGTGGGACATCCGTGTGACCGCGAGTGCAGAGGGAGGTGCCCGCTTCGAGATTACGAACGTCGAGTTCGCCCGAGGCGACGACCGCAACGGTGGATGA
- a CDS encoding rhomboid family intramembrane serine protease encodes MARARPFESYSVTTGLALVLLLVWLVVSVLASGAGKSVPTYLESQGAAGRILIFLFGPLIHQGVDLLLGNLLFLLAIGPFVESRVGWRQYLLFIALAGYALTVLAYLLGMATVGISGVTHALTGREAGARLGDLSGAIGTSPVETLVVALVFIYQISQLPAGGSIVAHAGGLVLGFLIAVGVATDYLEQNWLEERIQW; translated from the coding sequence ATGGCACGAGCCCGTCCCTTCGAGTCGTACTCCGTTACGACAGGGCTCGCCCTGGTCCTACTGCTCGTCTGGCTCGTCGTTTCTGTCCTCGCTAGTGGTGCCGGAAAGAGCGTTCCGACCTATCTCGAATCCCAGGGTGCTGCTGGCCGGATTCTGATCTTCCTGTTTGGGCCGCTAATTCACCAGGGGGTCGATTTACTACTGGGGAACCTGCTGTTCCTTCTCGCTATAGGTCCCTTCGTCGAATCACGGGTCGGATGGCGCCAATATCTGCTGTTTATCGCTCTCGCAGGATACGCATTGACGGTGCTTGCGTATCTGCTCGGTATGGCAACCGTTGGCATCAGCGGTGTGACGCACGCATTAACGGGACGAGAAGCGGGTGCCAGACTTGGTGACCTGAGTGGTGCAATTGGGACTTCTCCCGTGGAGACACTGGTCGTTGCGCTCGTATTCATATATCAGATATCTCAGCTTCCGGCGGGGGGATCGATTGTCGCACATGCTGGGGGTTTGGTCTTGGGATTCCTCATCGCAGTCGGCGTTGCGACCGACTATCTTGAGCAGAATTGGCTGGAAGAGCGAATTCAGTGGTGA